In one window of Syngnathus typhle isolate RoL2023-S1 ecotype Sweden linkage group LG7, RoL_Styp_1.0, whole genome shotgun sequence DNA:
- the LOC133156878 gene encoding genetic suppressor element 1-like isoform X3 yields MEIPTVTWNTATEACMSHESTKSASLGMVSTATRTTATVSPLSPLTNGSALAQSASSGFAAALRKLAKQAEDPRSSALSGESSPVSSSPATSHSSPVSTPKRATLGPLLAQSRGHAVASSTPPVVTIAPTKTSNGLWRADGRQVEQSAARLGGGRERASADNAHTQHDKRTPPVPPSHLLAHHFGLTPSSVMQDPRMQSLSLPGQMHPAAPSGNIPEDYLRSLRPFATPDDLRLTSVPLGLDHSAAAAHAAAAAAAAAYYHPGFLHHPLSLPRMEESLCLSALRSQFYSVPAGAAFPALHASGLHLHLPGARYPGELNHSVLVERLQMENELRQREREKEREEERERELDRQKERQRDRQQQMVRAAEGHGYLAERATQRAPSLEDRARLVERLTPNRLDKAKESDLPSFLSHKPLPSSRGSVPHLLPSLVPTHLGKHHVVGGVNGAAATTHRASEEAWMKDCNRIGHPNQGIKDAPPSLGAPPPLISPKPPQTTLWNPASFVDRRKPIPPIRPPPSLTRADRPDLSWEEKMEEGARRRPEAHERYPSAREEACLSNKTEQDLLQRRQANNLYLRLCAPLSDPNAGRERQRDSTLVYDEALQQHRRLLSKLDLEEQRRREAREGGYYYDLNDSYDESDEEEVKAHLRRVTEQPPLKLNTSSEKVDFLRMCGLVTRAHRDELLQCKKRKRRRMMRERSTSPPPVVRGKRKSPPLPAAALTTTYTAEQMDSAPELQEKKDFLRAFKLSHVNAQQRRDKEKTEELLKAIEKKIVTLDTLRYNSVSPCSSSPPAATSSIGESSSAIPSCQSNGHLYPDSPSPSPLHSHRARHVPHNDTVRQPPPPLAPHDKAAFAEAPRPNKKLQLVHNGHLVPPLKKEPGAVVNGRVQPREKFTTNAFAQHFHQAVLQSTQHKGVSKLTKAESSLPRDPSPQKTLHPNHAAQRANGHGTHFHQDSHGKQLTDVDVDEGEDSSGDDDEEEDEEPPRKWKGIGAIFEAYQEYVEERSVERQVLHSQCKRLEAQNYNLSRTAEQLSLTMAELVSQRQRVREERDKLHAQLEHFRRCLTLPSIHWGNAHAPR; encoded by the exons GCATGAGCCATGAGTCCACCAAGTCGGCGTCTTTAGGAATGGTCTCCACGGCGACTCGCACCACGGCCACCGTCAGTCCCCTTAGCCCTCTGACCAATGGGAGCGCTCTCGCCCAGTCTGCCAGCTCTGGATTCGCCGCCGCCCTGCGCAAACTGGCTAAACAGGCTGAGGATCCCCGAT CTTCGGCCCTCAGCGGTGAGTCGTCGCCTGTGTCGTCGTCACCTGCCACCAGCCACAGCTCGCCGGTCAGCACCCCCAAGCGCGCCACACTAGGGCCCCTCTTGGCCcagtcccggggccacgccgtTGCCTCGAGCACCCCTCCCGTGGTCACCATTGCTCCCACCAAGACCAGCAACGGTCTGTGGAGGGCCGACGGGCGACAG GTGGAACAGAGCGCTGCGAGGCTTGGGGGCGGCAGGGAGCGGGCATCCGCCGACAACGCTCATACACAGCACGACAAGAGGACCCCGCCCGTACCCCCGTCTCACCTGCTGGCTCACCACTTTGGACTCACACCCAGCTCGGTCATGCAGGATCCCCGCATGCAAAGCCTCAG TTTACCTGGGCAGATGCACCCTGCGGCTCCCTCAGGCAACATCCCTGAGGATTACCTGAGATCGCTGCGTCCCTTCGCCACCCCCGACGACCTGCGGCTGACCTCTGTGCCTCTTGGTCTGGACCattctgccgccgccgctcatgctgccgctgccgccgccgctgctgcttacTACCACCCAGGCTTCCTGCACCATCCTTTGTCTTTACCCAG GATGGAGGAATCCTTGTGTCTGTCAGCACTGCGGTCACAGTTCTACTCTGTACCTGCCGGGGCAGCCTTCCCCGCTCTGCACGCCTCTGGCCTTCACTTGCACCTGCCTGGAGCTCGCTACCCCGGAGAGCTAAACCACAGCGTACTAGTCGAGAG GCTGCAGATGGAGAATGAGCTTCGCCAACGAGAgagggaaaaagagagagaggaggaaagGGAGCGAGAGCTGGACAGACAGAAGGAGAGGCAGAGGGACAGACAGCAGCAGATGGTCAGGGCTGCGGAGGGCCACGGATACCTGGCCGAAAGGGCGACTCAGAGGGCGCCGTCGCTGGAGGACAGGGCCAGGCTAGTGGAGAGGCTGACCCCCAACAGACTGG ATAAAGCCAAGGAATCGGATCTCCCATCGTTCCTCTCGCATAAACCTCTGCCCTCCTCCAGGGGCTCTGTCCCACACCTGCTGCCCAGTCTGGTGCCTACTCACCTGGGCAAGCATCACGTGGTGGGTGGTGTCAACGGAGCTGCCGCCACGACTCACAGGGCCAGCGAGGAGGCCTGGATGAAGGACTGCAATAG AATTGGCCATCCTAACCAAGGCATCAAAGATGCACCACCCTCCCTGGGTGCACCGCCTCCTCTCATCTCCCCTAAACCTCCACAAACCACACTGTGGAACCCCGCCTCTTTTGTGGACCGCAGAAAGCCCATCCCGCCGATTCGTCCCCCTCCCAGCCTGACCAGAGCCGACCGACCCGACCTGAGCtgggaggagaagatggaggagggaGCCCGGAGGAGGCCGGAGGCTCACGAGAGGTATCCCTCTGCGAGGGAGGAGGCCTGCTTGTCCAACAAGACCGAGCAGGACCTCCTCCAGAGGCGCCAGGCCAACAACCTCTACCTGAGGCTGTGCGCGCCCCTGTCAGACCCCAACGCCGGCAGGGAGCGGCAGAGGGACAGCACGCTGGTGTACGACGAGGCACTCCAGCAGCATCGGCGACTCCTCAGCAAGCTGGACCTAGAGGAGCAGAGAAGAAGGGAGGCACGCGAAGGAG GTTATTACTATGACTTGAACGACTCGTATGACGAGAGCGACGAAGAAGAGGTGAAAGCCCATCTGAGGAGAGTGACGGAGCAACCGCCCCTTAAACTTAATACGTCCTCTGAG AAAGTGGACTTCCTACGCATGTGCGGACTGGTTACCCGGGCTCATCGCGACGAGCTCCTGCAGTGCAAGAAGAGGAAGCGAAGGCGGATGATGAGGGAACGCAGCACCTCGCCACCACCTGTCGTGCGGGGGAAGCGGAAgtctcctcctttgccggccgcCGCACTGACCACCACGTACACCGCAGAGCAGATGGACAGTGCCCCCGAGCTGCAGGAGAAGAAGGACTTTCTGCGCGCCTTTAAGCTCTCCCACGTCAATGCTCAGCAACGAAGAG ACAAAGAGAAGACTGAGGAGCTGCTGAAGGCCATCGAGAAGAAAATTGTGACGCTGGATACGCTCCGATACAACTCTGTATCTCCATGTAGCAGCAGCCCCCCTGCTGCCACGTCCTCAATCG GAGAGTCATCATCAGCTATACCTTCTTGTCAGTCAAACGGACATCTTTATCCAGACTCGCCAAGCCCCTCCCCTCTACATTCACACAGAGCCAGACATGTCCCCCACAACGACACTGTCAGGCAGCCGCCTCCACCCTTGGCGCCCCATGACAAAGCGGCATTCGCAGAGGCGCCACGGCCCAACAAGAAGCTGCAGCTGGTCCACAACGGCCACTTAGTACCTCCTCTGAAAAAAGAGCCCGGTGCGGTGGTGAATGGTCGTGTCCAGCCCCGGGAGAAGTTCACAACCAATGCCTTTGCTCAGCATTTCCACCAGGCTGTGCTACAGTCCACACAGCACAAAG GGGTCTCAAAGCTGACCAAGGCTGAAAGCTCGCTGCCTCGCGACCCCTCCCCGCAGAAAACGCTTCATCCGAATCACGCCGCCCAGCGCGCTAACGGCCATGGCACCCATTTCCATCAAGACAGTCATGGGAAGCAACTGACCGACGTGGACGTAGATGAGGGTGAAGACTCATCTggggatgatgatgaggaggaggatgaggaacCCCCAAGGAAATGGAAGGGCATTGGAGCAATTTTTGAGGCCTATCAGGAGTATGTGGAAG AGCGGAGTGTTGAAAGGCAGGTTCTTCACAGTCAGTGTAAAAGATTGGAAGCGCAGAACTACAATCTTAGCAGAACAGCAGAGCAACTCTCTCTCACCATGGCG GAGCTGGTGAGCCAGAGACAGCGGGTGCGGGAGGAGCGTGACAAGCTCCACGCCCAGCTGGAGCACTTCAGGCGGTGTCTGACGCTACCCAGCATACATTGGGGCAACGCCCATGCACCCAGGTGA
- the LOC133156878 gene encoding genetic suppressor element 1-like isoform X2 — MFGLKAPHFYLPGMSHESTKSASLGMVSTATRTTATVSPLSPLTNGSALAQSASSGFAAALRKLAKQAEDPRCELHASALSGESSPVSSSPATSHSSPVSTPKRATLGPLLAQSRGHAVASSTPPVVTIAPTKTSNGLWRADGRQVEQSAARLGGGRERASADNAHTQHDKRTPPVPPSHLLAHHFGLTPSSVMQDPRMQSLSLPGQMHPAAPSGNIPEDYLRSLRPFATPDDLRLTSVPLGLDHSAAAAHAAAAAAAAAYYHPGFLHHPLSLPRMEESLCLSALRSQFYSVPAGAAFPALHASGLHLHLPGARYPGELNHSVLVERLQMENELRQREREKEREEERERELDRQKERQRDRQQQMVRAAEGHGYLAERATQRAPSLEDRARLVERLTPNRLDKAKESDLPSFLSHKPLPSSRGSVPHLLPSLVPTHLGKHHVVGGVNGAAATTHRASEEAWMKDCNRIGHPNQGIKDAPPSLGAPPPLISPKPPQTTLWNPASFVDRRKPIPPIRPPPSLTRADRPDLSWEEKMEEGARRRPEAHERYPSAREEACLSNKTEQDLLQRRQANNLYLRLCAPLSDPNAGRERQRDSTLVYDEALQQHRRLLSKLDLEEQRRREAREGGYYYDLNDSYDESDEEEVKAHLRRVTEQPPLKLNTSSEKVDFLRMCGLVTRAHRDELLQCKKRKRRRMMRERSTSPPPVVRGKRKSPPLPAAALTTTYTAEQMDSAPELQEKKDFLRAFKLSHVNAQQRRDKEKTEELLKAIEKKIVTLDTLRYNSVSPCSSSPPAATSSIGESSSAIPSCQSNGHLYPDSPSPSPLHSHRARHVPHNDTVRQPPPPLAPHDKAAFAEAPRPNKKLQLVHNGHLVPPLKKEPGAVVNGRVQPREKFTTNAFAQHFHQAVLQSTQHKGVSKLTKAESSLPRDPSPQKTLHPNHAAQRANGHGTHFHQDSHGKQLTDVDVDEGEDSSGDDDEEEDEEPPRKWKGIGAIFEAYQEYVEERSVERQVLHSQCKRLEAQNYNLSRTAEQLSLTMAELVSQRQRVREERDKLHAQLEHFRRCLTLPSIHWGNAHAPR; from the exons GCATGAGCCATGAGTCCACCAAGTCGGCGTCTTTAGGAATGGTCTCCACGGCGACTCGCACCACGGCCACCGTCAGTCCCCTTAGCCCTCTGACCAATGGGAGCGCTCTCGCCCAGTCTGCCAGCTCTGGATTCGCCGCCGCCCTGCGCAAACTGGCTAAACAGGCTGAGGATCCCCGATGTGAGTTGCATG CTTCGGCCCTCAGCGGTGAGTCGTCGCCTGTGTCGTCGTCACCTGCCACCAGCCACAGCTCGCCGGTCAGCACCCCCAAGCGCGCCACACTAGGGCCCCTCTTGGCCcagtcccggggccacgccgtTGCCTCGAGCACCCCTCCCGTGGTCACCATTGCTCCCACCAAGACCAGCAACGGTCTGTGGAGGGCCGACGGGCGACAG GTGGAACAGAGCGCTGCGAGGCTTGGGGGCGGCAGGGAGCGGGCATCCGCCGACAACGCTCATACACAGCACGACAAGAGGACCCCGCCCGTACCCCCGTCTCACCTGCTGGCTCACCACTTTGGACTCACACCCAGCTCGGTCATGCAGGATCCCCGCATGCAAAGCCTCAG TTTACCTGGGCAGATGCACCCTGCGGCTCCCTCAGGCAACATCCCTGAGGATTACCTGAGATCGCTGCGTCCCTTCGCCACCCCCGACGACCTGCGGCTGACCTCTGTGCCTCTTGGTCTGGACCattctgccgccgccgctcatgctgccgctgccgccgccgctgctgcttacTACCACCCAGGCTTCCTGCACCATCCTTTGTCTTTACCCAG GATGGAGGAATCCTTGTGTCTGTCAGCACTGCGGTCACAGTTCTACTCTGTACCTGCCGGGGCAGCCTTCCCCGCTCTGCACGCCTCTGGCCTTCACTTGCACCTGCCTGGAGCTCGCTACCCCGGAGAGCTAAACCACAGCGTACTAGTCGAGAG GCTGCAGATGGAGAATGAGCTTCGCCAACGAGAgagggaaaaagagagagaggaggaaagGGAGCGAGAGCTGGACAGACAGAAGGAGAGGCAGAGGGACAGACAGCAGCAGATGGTCAGGGCTGCGGAGGGCCACGGATACCTGGCCGAAAGGGCGACTCAGAGGGCGCCGTCGCTGGAGGACAGGGCCAGGCTAGTGGAGAGGCTGACCCCCAACAGACTGG ATAAAGCCAAGGAATCGGATCTCCCATCGTTCCTCTCGCATAAACCTCTGCCCTCCTCCAGGGGCTCTGTCCCACACCTGCTGCCCAGTCTGGTGCCTACTCACCTGGGCAAGCATCACGTGGTGGGTGGTGTCAACGGAGCTGCCGCCACGACTCACAGGGCCAGCGAGGAGGCCTGGATGAAGGACTGCAATAG AATTGGCCATCCTAACCAAGGCATCAAAGATGCACCACCCTCCCTGGGTGCACCGCCTCCTCTCATCTCCCCTAAACCTCCACAAACCACACTGTGGAACCCCGCCTCTTTTGTGGACCGCAGAAAGCCCATCCCGCCGATTCGTCCCCCTCCCAGCCTGACCAGAGCCGACCGACCCGACCTGAGCtgggaggagaagatggaggagggaGCCCGGAGGAGGCCGGAGGCTCACGAGAGGTATCCCTCTGCGAGGGAGGAGGCCTGCTTGTCCAACAAGACCGAGCAGGACCTCCTCCAGAGGCGCCAGGCCAACAACCTCTACCTGAGGCTGTGCGCGCCCCTGTCAGACCCCAACGCCGGCAGGGAGCGGCAGAGGGACAGCACGCTGGTGTACGACGAGGCACTCCAGCAGCATCGGCGACTCCTCAGCAAGCTGGACCTAGAGGAGCAGAGAAGAAGGGAGGCACGCGAAGGAG GTTATTACTATGACTTGAACGACTCGTATGACGAGAGCGACGAAGAAGAGGTGAAAGCCCATCTGAGGAGAGTGACGGAGCAACCGCCCCTTAAACTTAATACGTCCTCTGAG AAAGTGGACTTCCTACGCATGTGCGGACTGGTTACCCGGGCTCATCGCGACGAGCTCCTGCAGTGCAAGAAGAGGAAGCGAAGGCGGATGATGAGGGAACGCAGCACCTCGCCACCACCTGTCGTGCGGGGGAAGCGGAAgtctcctcctttgccggccgcCGCACTGACCACCACGTACACCGCAGAGCAGATGGACAGTGCCCCCGAGCTGCAGGAGAAGAAGGACTTTCTGCGCGCCTTTAAGCTCTCCCACGTCAATGCTCAGCAACGAAGAG ACAAAGAGAAGACTGAGGAGCTGCTGAAGGCCATCGAGAAGAAAATTGTGACGCTGGATACGCTCCGATACAACTCTGTATCTCCATGTAGCAGCAGCCCCCCTGCTGCCACGTCCTCAATCG GAGAGTCATCATCAGCTATACCTTCTTGTCAGTCAAACGGACATCTTTATCCAGACTCGCCAAGCCCCTCCCCTCTACATTCACACAGAGCCAGACATGTCCCCCACAACGACACTGTCAGGCAGCCGCCTCCACCCTTGGCGCCCCATGACAAAGCGGCATTCGCAGAGGCGCCACGGCCCAACAAGAAGCTGCAGCTGGTCCACAACGGCCACTTAGTACCTCCTCTGAAAAAAGAGCCCGGTGCGGTGGTGAATGGTCGTGTCCAGCCCCGGGAGAAGTTCACAACCAATGCCTTTGCTCAGCATTTCCACCAGGCTGTGCTACAGTCCACACAGCACAAAG GGGTCTCAAAGCTGACCAAGGCTGAAAGCTCGCTGCCTCGCGACCCCTCCCCGCAGAAAACGCTTCATCCGAATCACGCCGCCCAGCGCGCTAACGGCCATGGCACCCATTTCCATCAAGACAGTCATGGGAAGCAACTGACCGACGTGGACGTAGATGAGGGTGAAGACTCATCTggggatgatgatgaggaggaggatgaggaacCCCCAAGGAAATGGAAGGGCATTGGAGCAATTTTTGAGGCCTATCAGGAGTATGTGGAAG AGCGGAGTGTTGAAAGGCAGGTTCTTCACAGTCAGTGTAAAAGATTGGAAGCGCAGAACTACAATCTTAGCAGAACAGCAGAGCAACTCTCTCTCACCATGGCG GAGCTGGTGAGCCAGAGACAGCGGGTGCGGGAGGAGCGTGACAAGCTCCACGCCCAGCTGGAGCACTTCAGGCGGTGTCTGACGCTACCCAGCATACATTGGGGCAACGCCCATGCACCCAGGTGA
- the LOC133156878 gene encoding genetic suppressor element 1-like isoform X1: MEIPTVTWNTATEACMSHESTKSASLGMVSTATRTTATVSPLSPLTNGSALAQSASSGFAAALRKLAKQAEDPRCELHASALSGESSPVSSSPATSHSSPVSTPKRATLGPLLAQSRGHAVASSTPPVVTIAPTKTSNGLWRADGRQVEQSAARLGGGRERASADNAHTQHDKRTPPVPPSHLLAHHFGLTPSSVMQDPRMQSLSLPGQMHPAAPSGNIPEDYLRSLRPFATPDDLRLTSVPLGLDHSAAAAHAAAAAAAAAYYHPGFLHHPLSLPRMEESLCLSALRSQFYSVPAGAAFPALHASGLHLHLPGARYPGELNHSVLVERLQMENELRQREREKEREEERERELDRQKERQRDRQQQMVRAAEGHGYLAERATQRAPSLEDRARLVERLTPNRLDKAKESDLPSFLSHKPLPSSRGSVPHLLPSLVPTHLGKHHVVGGVNGAAATTHRASEEAWMKDCNRIGHPNQGIKDAPPSLGAPPPLISPKPPQTTLWNPASFVDRRKPIPPIRPPPSLTRADRPDLSWEEKMEEGARRRPEAHERYPSAREEACLSNKTEQDLLQRRQANNLYLRLCAPLSDPNAGRERQRDSTLVYDEALQQHRRLLSKLDLEEQRRREAREGGYYYDLNDSYDESDEEEVKAHLRRVTEQPPLKLNTSSEKVDFLRMCGLVTRAHRDELLQCKKRKRRRMMRERSTSPPPVVRGKRKSPPLPAAALTTTYTAEQMDSAPELQEKKDFLRAFKLSHVNAQQRRDKEKTEELLKAIEKKIVTLDTLRYNSVSPCSSSPPAATSSIGESSSAIPSCQSNGHLYPDSPSPSPLHSHRARHVPHNDTVRQPPPPLAPHDKAAFAEAPRPNKKLQLVHNGHLVPPLKKEPGAVVNGRVQPREKFTTNAFAQHFHQAVLQSTQHKGVSKLTKAESSLPRDPSPQKTLHPNHAAQRANGHGTHFHQDSHGKQLTDVDVDEGEDSSGDDDEEEDEEPPRKWKGIGAIFEAYQEYVEERSVERQVLHSQCKRLEAQNYNLSRTAEQLSLTMAELVSQRQRVREERDKLHAQLEHFRRCLTLPSIHWGNAHAPR, translated from the exons GCATGAGCCATGAGTCCACCAAGTCGGCGTCTTTAGGAATGGTCTCCACGGCGACTCGCACCACGGCCACCGTCAGTCCCCTTAGCCCTCTGACCAATGGGAGCGCTCTCGCCCAGTCTGCCAGCTCTGGATTCGCCGCCGCCCTGCGCAAACTGGCTAAACAGGCTGAGGATCCCCGATGTGAGTTGCATG CTTCGGCCCTCAGCGGTGAGTCGTCGCCTGTGTCGTCGTCACCTGCCACCAGCCACAGCTCGCCGGTCAGCACCCCCAAGCGCGCCACACTAGGGCCCCTCTTGGCCcagtcccggggccacgccgtTGCCTCGAGCACCCCTCCCGTGGTCACCATTGCTCCCACCAAGACCAGCAACGGTCTGTGGAGGGCCGACGGGCGACAG GTGGAACAGAGCGCTGCGAGGCTTGGGGGCGGCAGGGAGCGGGCATCCGCCGACAACGCTCATACACAGCACGACAAGAGGACCCCGCCCGTACCCCCGTCTCACCTGCTGGCTCACCACTTTGGACTCACACCCAGCTCGGTCATGCAGGATCCCCGCATGCAAAGCCTCAG TTTACCTGGGCAGATGCACCCTGCGGCTCCCTCAGGCAACATCCCTGAGGATTACCTGAGATCGCTGCGTCCCTTCGCCACCCCCGACGACCTGCGGCTGACCTCTGTGCCTCTTGGTCTGGACCattctgccgccgccgctcatgctgccgctgccgccgccgctgctgcttacTACCACCCAGGCTTCCTGCACCATCCTTTGTCTTTACCCAG GATGGAGGAATCCTTGTGTCTGTCAGCACTGCGGTCACAGTTCTACTCTGTACCTGCCGGGGCAGCCTTCCCCGCTCTGCACGCCTCTGGCCTTCACTTGCACCTGCCTGGAGCTCGCTACCCCGGAGAGCTAAACCACAGCGTACTAGTCGAGAG GCTGCAGATGGAGAATGAGCTTCGCCAACGAGAgagggaaaaagagagagaggaggaaagGGAGCGAGAGCTGGACAGACAGAAGGAGAGGCAGAGGGACAGACAGCAGCAGATGGTCAGGGCTGCGGAGGGCCACGGATACCTGGCCGAAAGGGCGACTCAGAGGGCGCCGTCGCTGGAGGACAGGGCCAGGCTAGTGGAGAGGCTGACCCCCAACAGACTGG ATAAAGCCAAGGAATCGGATCTCCCATCGTTCCTCTCGCATAAACCTCTGCCCTCCTCCAGGGGCTCTGTCCCACACCTGCTGCCCAGTCTGGTGCCTACTCACCTGGGCAAGCATCACGTGGTGGGTGGTGTCAACGGAGCTGCCGCCACGACTCACAGGGCCAGCGAGGAGGCCTGGATGAAGGACTGCAATAG AATTGGCCATCCTAACCAAGGCATCAAAGATGCACCACCCTCCCTGGGTGCACCGCCTCCTCTCATCTCCCCTAAACCTCCACAAACCACACTGTGGAACCCCGCCTCTTTTGTGGACCGCAGAAAGCCCATCCCGCCGATTCGTCCCCCTCCCAGCCTGACCAGAGCCGACCGACCCGACCTGAGCtgggaggagaagatggaggagggaGCCCGGAGGAGGCCGGAGGCTCACGAGAGGTATCCCTCTGCGAGGGAGGAGGCCTGCTTGTCCAACAAGACCGAGCAGGACCTCCTCCAGAGGCGCCAGGCCAACAACCTCTACCTGAGGCTGTGCGCGCCCCTGTCAGACCCCAACGCCGGCAGGGAGCGGCAGAGGGACAGCACGCTGGTGTACGACGAGGCACTCCAGCAGCATCGGCGACTCCTCAGCAAGCTGGACCTAGAGGAGCAGAGAAGAAGGGAGGCACGCGAAGGAG GTTATTACTATGACTTGAACGACTCGTATGACGAGAGCGACGAAGAAGAGGTGAAAGCCCATCTGAGGAGAGTGACGGAGCAACCGCCCCTTAAACTTAATACGTCCTCTGAG AAAGTGGACTTCCTACGCATGTGCGGACTGGTTACCCGGGCTCATCGCGACGAGCTCCTGCAGTGCAAGAAGAGGAAGCGAAGGCGGATGATGAGGGAACGCAGCACCTCGCCACCACCTGTCGTGCGGGGGAAGCGGAAgtctcctcctttgccggccgcCGCACTGACCACCACGTACACCGCAGAGCAGATGGACAGTGCCCCCGAGCTGCAGGAGAAGAAGGACTTTCTGCGCGCCTTTAAGCTCTCCCACGTCAATGCTCAGCAACGAAGAG ACAAAGAGAAGACTGAGGAGCTGCTGAAGGCCATCGAGAAGAAAATTGTGACGCTGGATACGCTCCGATACAACTCTGTATCTCCATGTAGCAGCAGCCCCCCTGCTGCCACGTCCTCAATCG GAGAGTCATCATCAGCTATACCTTCTTGTCAGTCAAACGGACATCTTTATCCAGACTCGCCAAGCCCCTCCCCTCTACATTCACACAGAGCCAGACATGTCCCCCACAACGACACTGTCAGGCAGCCGCCTCCACCCTTGGCGCCCCATGACAAAGCGGCATTCGCAGAGGCGCCACGGCCCAACAAGAAGCTGCAGCTGGTCCACAACGGCCACTTAGTACCTCCTCTGAAAAAAGAGCCCGGTGCGGTGGTGAATGGTCGTGTCCAGCCCCGGGAGAAGTTCACAACCAATGCCTTTGCTCAGCATTTCCACCAGGCTGTGCTACAGTCCACACAGCACAAAG GGGTCTCAAAGCTGACCAAGGCTGAAAGCTCGCTGCCTCGCGACCCCTCCCCGCAGAAAACGCTTCATCCGAATCACGCCGCCCAGCGCGCTAACGGCCATGGCACCCATTTCCATCAAGACAGTCATGGGAAGCAACTGACCGACGTGGACGTAGATGAGGGTGAAGACTCATCTggggatgatgatgaggaggaggatgaggaacCCCCAAGGAAATGGAAGGGCATTGGAGCAATTTTTGAGGCCTATCAGGAGTATGTGGAAG AGCGGAGTGTTGAAAGGCAGGTTCTTCACAGTCAGTGTAAAAGATTGGAAGCGCAGAACTACAATCTTAGCAGAACAGCAGAGCAACTCTCTCTCACCATGGCG GAGCTGGTGAGCCAGAGACAGCGGGTGCGGGAGGAGCGTGACAAGCTCCACGCCCAGCTGGAGCACTTCAGGCGGTGTCTGACGCTACCCAGCATACATTGGGGCAACGCCCATGCACCCAGGTGA